A window from Centropristis striata isolate RG_2023a ecotype Rhode Island chromosome 2, C.striata_1.0, whole genome shotgun sequence encodes these proteins:
- the si:dkey-148a17.6 gene encoding leukotriene B4 receptor 1, with protein sequence MNHSTEPSPLEEMAPEEFDGGTVVACVILGLSFLVGTPGNLLVIWTILRHVKQCSHTVILILHLAVADLLVLITLPLWIYSMAHYWVFGEASCKTMVFMINACMYSSVFLITLMSVERFVAVRYPFASAGWKRKKALNKVLLALWTAAFLFSIPVIPTQVVGTESGEEHCLYREYSSPTQELVFVLLETLVGYVIPFFILVVCYGCLCSRITQMTFKSKRKSTVLIASVVIVFAICWTPHHIGNVLSLVIMATEDALPKVAENLEGARSTMAFIAGAMVFISSTVNPILYMFAARSFRSSLRDTGIQKLFRHISSTSPGEGNKELSFVSKRHSNQTHSSQCVSESKDQMDILVKMCENSSS encoded by the coding sequence ATGAACCACTCGACTGAGCCGTCTCCTTTAGAGGAAATGGCTCCTGAGGAGTTTGATGGTGGGACAGTGGTGGCTTGTGTGATCCTGGGCCTGTCTTTTCTCGTAGGAACTCCGGGGAACCTGCTGGTGATCTGGACTATCCTGAGACACGTCAAGCAGTGTTCCCACACTGTGATCCTCATCCTGCACCTGGCTGTTGCAGACCTGCTGGTCCTCATCACCCTGCCTTTGTGGATCTACTCGATGGCCCACTATTGGGTGTTTGGAGAAGCCTCCTGCAAAACCATGGTGTTCATGATCAACGCCTGTATGTACAGCAGCGTTTTCCTCATCACCCTCATGAGTGTGGAACGCTTTGTGGCAGTGCGGTATCCCTTTGCCTCAGCTGgctggaaaaggaaaaaagcttTGAATAAAGTCCTGCTGGCTCTGTGGACTGCAGCATTCTTGTTCAGCATACCTGTCATCCCGACTCAGGTTGTTGGGACGGAGTCCGGTGAGGAGCACTGTCTGTACAGGGAATACTCTTCTCCGACCCAGGAGCTGGTGTTCGTGCTGCTAGAGACACTGGTGGGCTATGTAATACCCTTCTTCATCCTCGTGGTCTGCTATGGCTGCCTGTGCAGCCGGATTACTCAGATGACCTTCAAGTCCAAACGCAAGTCCACAGTCCTAATTGCCAGTGTCGTGATCGTGTTTGCCATCTGTTGGACGCCTCATCACATAGGAAACGTCCTCTCCCTTGTCATCATGGCCACTGAAGATGCCCTCCCCAAGGTAGCAGAGAATCTGGAGGGGGCCAGGAGCACCATGGCCTTCATCGCTGGAGCCATGGTGTTCATCAGCAGCACGGTTAATCCTATCCTCTACATGTTCGCTGCCCGCTCCTTCAGGAGCTCTCTGCGTGACACCGGCATCCAGAAGCTTTTCCGCCATATCTCCAGCACGTCCCCAGGTGAGGGCAATAAAGAGTTGTCCTTTGTGTCCAAGAGACACAGCAATCAGACCCACAGTTctcagtgtgtgtctgagtcAAAGGACCAAATGGACATATtagtaaaaatgtgtgaaaatagTTCATCCTGA
- the LOC131992636 gene encoding delta-type opioid receptor-like, whose protein sequence is MHSTLDLSHHKTAKRTPGNLLVIWTILRHIKKRSHTVVLILHLAAADLLVLITLPLWIYSLVHTWVFGEVFCKALVYIINVCMFSSIFFITLMSVERYLAICHPFVTMRWKSKTIMNKCLVLLWMLAFLLGVPGALTKPSDNSDGADQCFMREFSSVTQAVMLSCLETLGGFVIPFIIITICYCLVAAQLRKMSYNSKQKSMVLVLAVVIAFILCWLPYHIIYIIDLACNLGLCTEHTHVPQSVVFISGALVFISSSVNPVLYTFFARKFQRSLDECRLVQLFQEMASHTNRLRELAVQQQTGQGAANTQLELMSD, encoded by the exons ATGCACAGCACGCTGGATCTCAGCCATCACAAAACTGCAAAAA GAACTCCGGGGAACCTGCTGGTGATCTGGACTATCCTGAGACACATCAAGAAGCGTTCCCACACTGTGGTCCTCATCCTGCACCTGGCTGCTGCAGACCTGCTGGTCCTCATCACCCTGCCTCTGTGGATCTACTCTCTGGTACACACCTGGGTATTTGGAGAGGTCTTCTGCAAGGCCTTGGTGTACATCATCAATGTGTGCATGTTCAGCAGCATCTTCTTCATCACGCTTATGAGTGTGGAACGCTATTTAGCCATTTGTCATCCATTTGTGACGATGCGCTGGAAGTCTAAGACCATCATGAACAAATGTCTTGTACTTCTGTGGATGCTTGCATTTCTGCTAGGAGTGCCTGGTGCACTGACCAAGCCTTCGGATAATAGCGATGGAGCTGATCAGTGTTTTATGAGGGAATTCAGCTCTGTAACTCAAGCAGTCATGTTGTCATGTCTGGAGACCCTGGGGGGCTTTGTTATTCCTTTTATCATCATAACTATCTGTTACTGTTTAGTAGCTGCCCAGCTCAGAAAAATGAGTtacaactcaaaacaaaaaTCCATGGTACTTGTGCTCGCTGTAGTGATAGCCTTTATACTGTGCTGGTTGCCTTACCATATCATCTACATCATTGATCTGGCTTGTAACCTAGGATTGTGCACAGAACATACACATGTGCCACAGAGTGTTGTGTTTATCTCAGGTGCGCTCGTTTTCATCAGCAGTTCAGTGAATCCTGTGTTATATACCTTCTTTGCAAGGAAGTTTCAACGGAGCCTGGACGAGTGCCGGCTGGTCCAGCTCTTCCAGGAAATGGCCTCTCACACCAACAGACTCAGGGAGCTGGCAGTACAGCAGCAGACTGGCCAGGGGGCAGCAAATACACAGCTAGAGCTGATGTCTGACTGA
- the LOC131988328 gene encoding E3 ubiquitin-protein ligase AMFR-like, which translates to MPLLFLERFPWPSLQTYTALSVALLAGSIFSAYTTVTDPGFGVLETDETPAPPEVDLEHLNNDISNTELATTVMWYLVTDSLFVWVLVNTFCCSLMLIAKMIQYVVFGPLRVSEKQHLKDKFWNFIFYKFIFIFGVLNVQTVEEVVMWCLWFSALVFLHLMVQLCKDRFEYLSFSPSTPMNSHVRVLCLLVSLLLDCCGLAVVCGLLGASHGMHTLSFMAAECLLVTVRTGHVIMRYSIHLWDLNHPGTWESKGTYVYYTDFIMELAMLFLDLVHHIHMLLFGNIWLSMASLVIFMQLRYLFHEVQRRVRRHKNYLRVINNMEARFAVATAEELAANDDDCAICWDTMLTARKLPCGHLFHNSCLRSWLEQDTSCPTCRTSLNINGDGGQARSQQQGGGLEDNIGPVGAAPDARPHINQHNHFFHFDGSRIASWLPSFSVEVMHTTNILGIAQANNSQLMAMAHQVQEMFPQVPSYLVMQDLQLTRSVEVTTDNILEGRIQVPFPTQAIEQSSAQVGTSSDEQEGAAAEQNASELDNMEVRGGRFSKSAEERQKMLKQRKEEILQQARRRYLNKSSEEPDEDLPGLEEDTAPELNLTVLRRRTMAAAAERRMQNLQDPAP; encoded by the exons ATGCCTCTGCTGTTCTTGGAGAGGTTTCCCTGGCCCAGCCTGCAGACCTACACAGCACTGAGTGTGGCTCTGCTTGCGGGCAGCATCTTTAGTGCCTACACCACTGTGACTGACCCTGGGTTTGGGGTCTTGGAAACCGATGAAACACCAGCTCCCCCTGAAGTGGATCTTGAACATCTAAATAATGATATTAGTAACACAGAATTGGCAACTACTGTCATGTGGTATCTTGTCACTGACAGTCTCTTTGTATGG GTCTTGGTTAACACATTCTGCTGTTCTTTGATGTTAATTGCCAAAATGATTCAGTATGTGGTGTTTGGCCCGCTCAGGGTCAGTGAGAAGCAG CACCTGAAAGACAAGTTCTGGAACTTCATCTTCTAcaagttcattttcatatttggcGTACTGAACGTGCAGACAGTGGAGGAGGTGGTCATGTGGTGTCTGTGGTTCTCTGCTTTGGTCTTTCTCCACCTCATGGTGCAGCTCTGCAAAGACCGATTTGAATAT CTGTCTTTTTCGCCCTCAACCCCAATGAACAGCCACGTACGAGTGCTTTGTCTGCTGGTCTCCCTGCTACTGGACTGCTGTGGCCTTGCTGTGGTCTGTGGTCTGCTGGGAGCTTCCCATGGCATGCACACCCTCTCCTTTATGGCAGCAGAG TGTCTCCTGGTGACTGTACGCACTGGACATGTCATCATGCG ATATTCCATTCATCTGTGGGATCTGAACCACCCAGGGACCTGGGAGAGTAAGGGGACGTATGTCTACTACACAGACTTCATCATGGAGCTGGCTATGCTCTTCCTGGACCTTGTGCACCATATCCATATGCTG CTTTTTGGGAACATCTGGCTGTCCATGGCAAGCTTGGTTATCTTCATGCAGCTGCGGTATCTCTTCCATGAGGTTCAGCGTCGTGTCCGTCGACACAAGAACTACCTTCGTGTCATTAACAACATGGAGGCCAG ATTTGCAGTTGCTACTGCAGAGGAGCTGGCAGCTAATGACGATGATTGTGCCATCTGCTGGGATACCATGTTGACGGCACGCAAACTGCCCTGTGGACATCTCTTCCACAA CTCTTGTTTGCGCTCATGGCTGGAGCAGGACACCTCCTGTCCCACATGTCGGACATCTCTCAACATTAACGGGGACGGGGGCCAGGCGAGGAGCCAGCAGCAGGGCGGGGGCTTGGAAGACAACATCGGCCCAGTCGGAGCTGCTCCAGATGCCAGACCACATATCAACCAACACAATCACTTCTTCCACTTTGATG GATCTCGCATTGCCAGCTGGCTGCCCAGTTTCTCAGTTGAAGTCATGCACACCACCAATATCTTGGGCATCGCTCAGGCCAACAACTCCCAGCTCATGGCCATG GCCCATCAGGTCCAGGAGATGTTCCCTCAGGTACCCTCGTACCTGGTGATGCAGGATCTGCAGTTAACTCGCTCTGTGGAGGTCACCACTGACAACATCCTGGAGGGACGCATCCAGGTGCCTTTTCCAACACAG GCCATAGAACAGTCTTCTGCACAGGTAGGCACTTCGTCGGATGAGCAGGAAGGTGCAGCAGCTGAGCAGAACGCCAGTGAGTTAGACAACATGGAGGTCAGAGGAGGTCGCTTCTCCAAGTCGGCTGAGGAGAGGCAGAAGATGTTGAAGCAGAGGAAAGAAGAGATTCTTCAGCAGGCACGCAG GAGATATCTGAACAAGAGTTCAGAGGAACCGGATGAGGATTTGCCCGGACTGGAGGAGGACACTGCTCCAGAGTTGAACTTGACTGTCCTGAGACGTAGAACCATGGCGGCAGCTGCAGAGAGACGCATGCAAAATCTACAAGACCCTGCACCCTGA